A single region of the Paraburkholderia megapolitana genome encodes:
- a CDS encoding glutathione S-transferase N-terminal domain-containing protein yields MMVLYSGTTCPFSQRCRLVLFEKGMDFEIRDVDLFNKPEDIAVMNPYGQVPILVERDLILYESNIINEYIDERFPHPQLMPADPVQRARARLFLLNFEKELFVHVGTLENEKGKAAEKNHEKARIAIRDRLTQLAPIFLKNKYMLGEEFSMLDVAIAPLLWRLDHYGIELSKNAAPLMKYAERIFSRPAYIEALTPSEKVMRR; encoded by the coding sequence ATGATGGTTCTGTATTCCGGCACAACTTGCCCGTTCTCCCAGCGTTGCCGGCTGGTGTTGTTCGAAAAGGGCATGGACTTCGAGATTCGCGACGTCGACCTGTTCAATAAACCGGAAGACATCGCGGTGATGAATCCGTATGGTCAGGTGCCGATTCTCGTTGAACGGGATCTGATTCTGTACGAATCGAACATCATCAACGAATACATCGACGAACGCTTCCCGCATCCGCAGCTGATGCCCGCCGACCCGGTGCAGCGCGCCCGCGCCCGCCTGTTCCTGCTGAACTTCGAAAAGGAACTGTTCGTGCACGTCGGCACGCTCGAAAACGAAAAGGGCAAGGCGGCCGAGAAGAATCACGAGAAGGCACGCATTGCCATTCGCGATCGTCTGACGCAGCTCGCACCGATCTTCCTGAAGAACAAGTACATGCTCGGCGAAGAGTTCTCGATGCTCGACGTTGCGATCGCACCGCTGCTGTGGCGTCTCGATCACTACGGTATCGAGCTGTCGAAGAACGCAGCGCCGCTGATGAAGTACGCCGAGCGTATTTTCAGCCGTCCGGCGTATATCGAAGCGCTGACGCCTTCGGAAAAGGTGATGCGCCGCTGA
- a CDS encoding cytochrome c1 — MKKVLSTLARTGVATLTVALAMLGAPAHADENFPLDRAPDNTENLVSLQHGSQIFVNYCLSCHSASLMRYSRLTDLGISQKEIEANLLFTTDKVGNTMTVAMRPDDAKEWFGTAPPDLSVEARARNRDWLYTYLRSFYRDDTRPTGWNNMVYANVSMPHVLWQLQGQRTAMFEDVVDSENGEKIHKFTGFKQVTPGTLSAVDYDASVADLVAYMSWMSEPTQKTRKQLGVWVLLFLGVLSFLAWRLNAAYWKDIK; from the coding sequence ATGAAAAAAGTACTTTCGACGCTCGCGCGGACCGGCGTGGCAACGCTGACCGTCGCGCTGGCGATGCTGGGCGCGCCGGCCCACGCGGACGAAAATTTTCCGCTCGACCGCGCGCCCGATAACACCGAAAATCTCGTCTCTTTGCAGCATGGCTCGCAAATATTTGTAAATTACTGCCTGAGTTGTCATAGTGCGAGCCTGATGCGCTACAGCCGGTTGACGGATCTCGGCATTTCGCAGAAGGAAATCGAGGCCAACCTGTTGTTCACGACCGATAAGGTCGGCAACACGATGACCGTGGCCATGCGGCCCGACGACGCGAAGGAGTGGTTCGGTACCGCGCCGCCGGATTTATCGGTGGAAGCGCGGGCCCGCAATCGCGACTGGCTGTACACGTATCTGCGCAGTTTCTATCGCGACGACACGCGGCCGACCGGCTGGAACAATATGGTGTACGCCAACGTGAGCATGCCTCACGTGTTGTGGCAGCTGCAGGGGCAGCGCACCGCGATGTTCGAGGATGTGGTCGACTCGGAGAATGGCGAGAAGATCCACAAGTTCACGGGCTTCAAACAGGTCACGCCGGGGACGTTATCGGCGGTAGATTATGATGCGTCTGTGGCCGACCTCGTGGCTTATATGTCGTGGATGTCCGAACCCACGCAGAAAACCCGCAAGCAGCTTGGCGTCTGGGTGCTCCTGTTCCTCGGCGTCCTGAGCTTTTTGGCGTGGCGATTGAACGCCGCGTACTGGAAAGATATCAAATAG